The Shewanella japonica genome has a window encoding:
- the ahpF gene encoding alkyl hydroperoxide reductase subunit F, whose amino-acid sequence MLDTNIKNQLNTYLQNLKRPVELVVSADASSKSQELLSLAQDIEGLSSLVSLQQQTSDRTPSMSIKNPQNGSNITFAGLPMGHEFTSLVLALLHSGGHPIKLDADVIEQIRNLPGEFHFETYVSLSCQTCPEVVQALNMMAAINPNITNVMIDGALFQDEINDRNIMSVPTVYMNGEPFSVGAISVVEILNKLDVNAVARKAEQLNNKESFDVLVVGGGPAGASAAIYAARKGLRTGVVADKFGGQVAETVGIENFISVSKTEGPKLVANLEAHVKDYDVDIMDNQRALSLKSGKQFELELESGAKLTSKTILLATGARWREMNVPGEQEYRGSGVAYCPHCDGPLFKGKRVAVIGGGNSGIEAAIDLAGIVEHVTVLEFDASLRADEVLQRKANSMGNIDIITQAMTTEVLGDGKRVTGLTYTDRSTNESHNVELAGIFVQIGLVPNTEWLTDTVDLTPRGEIIVDGKGETSIPGVFAAGDVTNSAYKQIIIAMGSGATASLGAFDYLIRHSDEAGNATDDTVEKALNSDTVAA is encoded by the coding sequence ATGTTAGATACGAATATTAAAAATCAACTGAATACCTACCTGCAAAACCTCAAGCGCCCAGTTGAACTTGTCGTGTCAGCAGATGCAAGCTCTAAGTCTCAAGAGTTGTTATCACTTGCTCAAGATATTGAAGGTTTATCATCTTTAGTGAGTTTACAGCAGCAAACGTCGGATAGAACGCCGTCAATGAGCATTAAAAATCCACAAAATGGATCAAATATTACCTTTGCTGGTTTACCAATGGGGCATGAATTTACCTCTTTAGTGCTTGCGTTACTGCACTCTGGTGGTCATCCGATCAAATTAGATGCGGATGTGATCGAACAGATCCGAAACTTACCTGGTGAATTCCATTTCGAAACCTATGTGTCGTTGAGCTGTCAGACTTGTCCTGAAGTGGTGCAAGCGTTGAATATGATGGCTGCGATCAACCCAAATATTACTAATGTGATGATTGATGGCGCATTATTTCAAGATGAAATTAATGACCGCAATATCATGTCTGTGCCCACAGTGTATATGAATGGAGAGCCGTTCTCTGTTGGCGCGATTTCTGTTGTAGAAATCTTAAACAAGTTAGATGTAAATGCAGTAGCAAGAAAAGCTGAACAGTTAAATAACAAAGAATCGTTTGATGTTTTAGTTGTTGGTGGTGGCCCTGCTGGCGCGTCAGCTGCGATATATGCAGCGCGCAAAGGACTTCGCACTGGCGTAGTTGCTGATAAGTTTGGTGGTCAAGTGGCTGAAACTGTTGGCATTGAAAACTTTATTTCAGTGTCTAAAACAGAAGGCCCTAAGCTGGTGGCTAACCTTGAAGCACACGTTAAAGATTATGATGTCGATATCATGGATAATCAACGTGCTTTGTCATTAAAGTCGGGTAAACAATTTGAACTAGAACTTGAAAGTGGCGCTAAGCTAACAAGTAAAACCATTTTATTAGCAACGGGTGCACGCTGGCGTGAAATGAATGTACCTGGTGAGCAAGAATATCGCGGTAGTGGTGTAGCTTATTGTCCACATTGTGATGGCCCATTATTTAAAGGTAAGCGTGTTGCAGTGATTGGCGGTGGTAATTCCGGCATTGAAGCCGCTATTGACTTAGCTGGCATCGTTGAACATGTCACCGTACTTGAATTTGACGCTAGTTTACGTGCTGATGAAGTCTTGCAGCGTAAAGCTAATTCAATGGGCAACATTGACATTATTACTCAAGCAATGACCACTGAAGTTTTGGGTGACGGTAAGCGTGTAACGGGTCTTACGTATACTGACCGCAGCACAAACGAATCTCATAATGTTGAACTCGCGGGTATTTTTGTTCAAATTGGTTTAGTACCCAATACAGAGTGGCTAACCGATACCGTAGACTTAACTCCGCGTGGTGAGATTATTGTTGATGGTAAAGGTGAGACATCTATTCCCGGAGTATTTGCAGCTGGCGATGTGACTAACTCAGCTTACAAGCAAATTATCATTGCGATGGGAAGTGGTGCAACAGCATCATTAGGGGCATTCGATTACTTGATTCGTCATAGTGATGAAGCAGGTAACGCAACTGATGATACTGTTGAGAAAGCATTGAACTCTGATACCGTTGCTGCATAA
- a CDS encoding methyl-accepting chemotaxis protein, translating to MNWFSNMSIFKKVGLIFVLSVIIFAVNLTISIISINKNNDAMTFMQDKVSQRVELANQNVIYVQRLDELYTQAVSFSDEDLIDNANKTYQSLQKNINSLISLDSEQSSNLSLLNKELNQYNEVTFDLAKGMVDNTIDMSKVGQIIATKTQVYDKLMVGIQQYKADKVTEFNYTIQESVSHSETGLMLTLSIGLSLLLLMAIATISIAKSLSSSAGNLANSLGELADGKGDLRHQLDVTGRDELGQVSTNFNRFLRLLADAIQQVVSVTAPLLQSAESLKERMGIATQATEKQSLDAKTVQHSMEEMGLSVNEISQSAQQAAEAADSAEREATNGLAVVASTINISQELNAEIEIASESINELAKDTESVNSILNVITSIAEQTNLLALNAAIEAARAGEQGRGFAVVADEVRALASKTADATKEIREVLSRLKGAAESSVTTMDVAIGKASDNEKHARETGDVLKSIQEQIVNINTMNTHIAAATEQQSAVAAQVSHNVVEMNASFVQTLEILAEVQDVSDGLLDFSDELNNATSQFKL from the coding sequence ATGAATTGGTTTAGCAACATGTCAATCTTCAAGAAAGTCGGCTTGATTTTCGTACTTTCTGTCATCATCTTTGCCGTCAATTTAACGATCAGTATTATTTCGATTAATAAGAACAACGATGCAATGACGTTCATGCAAGACAAAGTCTCGCAGCGTGTTGAGCTTGCCAATCAAAATGTTATTTATGTTCAAAGGCTTGATGAACTTTATACTCAAGCGGTGTCATTTTCTGATGAAGACTTGATTGATAACGCCAATAAAACATACCAATCTCTGCAAAAAAACATTAATAGCCTTATTAGTCTCGACAGTGAACAGTCGAGTAATTTGTCATTACTTAATAAAGAACTAAATCAATATAATGAGGTGACCTTTGACCTTGCTAAAGGCATGGTTGATAACACGATTGACATGAGCAAAGTCGGCCAGATTATTGCTACTAAAACCCAAGTTTATGACAAATTAATGGTAGGTATTCAGCAATATAAAGCGGACAAAGTTACCGAGTTTAATTATACGATTCAAGAGTCGGTTAGCCATTCAGAAACCGGTTTAATGCTGACGTTATCTATTGGTTTGTCTTTACTATTATTAATGGCTATTGCAACTATCTCTATTGCTAAATCGTTAAGTAGCTCTGCGGGTAATTTAGCTAACTCGCTTGGTGAATTAGCCGATGGTAAAGGTGATTTACGTCATCAACTTGATGTCACAGGGCGCGATGAACTAGGCCAAGTCTCGACCAACTTTAACCGTTTTTTACGTTTACTTGCCGATGCGATTCAGCAAGTGGTAAGCGTTACAGCGCCATTACTACAAAGCGCAGAGTCATTAAAAGAGCGAATGGGTATTGCGACTCAAGCAACAGAAAAGCAAAGTCTAGATGCCAAAACAGTGCAGCACTCAATGGAAGAAATGGGCTTATCTGTTAATGAAATTTCTCAAAGCGCCCAACAGGCAGCAGAAGCGGCTGATAGTGCAGAGCGTGAAGCCACAAACGGCCTAGCTGTGGTGGCAAGTACGATTAATATTTCTCAAGAGCTTAATGCAGAAATTGAAATCGCTTCAGAGTCGATTAATGAATTAGCCAAAGACACTGAAAGTGTAAATTCAATTCTCAATGTCATTACCTCCATTGCAGAACAAACAAACTTATTGGCGCTTAATGCCGCGATTGAAGCTGCACGAGCGGGTGAGCAAGGCCGAGGTTTTGCGGTTGTAGCGGATGAAGTTCGGGCTTTAGCCTCTAAAACTGCAGATGCCACTAAAGAAATTCGTGAAGTTCTGTCTCGCTTAAAAGGCGCGGCAGAATCATCAGTTACAACGATGGATGTTGCTATTGGTAAAGCGTCTGATAATGAAAAACATGCCCGTGAAACCGGTGATGTTTTAAAGTCTATTCAAGAACAGATTGTGAATATCAATACCATGAATACACACATAGCAGCGGCAACAGAGCAGCAATCTGCAGTAGCAGCGCAAGTTAGCCATAACGTTGTTGAAATGAATGCTTCATTTGTTCAAACATTAGAGATTTTAGCCGAAGTACAAGATGTGTCTGATGGGTTGTTAGATTTCTCTGACGAGCTGAATAATGCCACCTCTCAGTTTAAGCTTTAA
- a CDS encoding mechanosensitive ion channel domain-containing protein encodes MTIQILICAICIAVFIFIQQQLKQFISQQAKKKQVNEVRSRLVTRLLTYLLFFITASIMAVSLGLGYQEVSLFVSSAFAVLGVALFAQWSMLSNITAGVLIFFAFPYRIGDKIKIVDKDEDMTGVIVEISLFHVIIKRDQGDMMTYPNNLMLQKAVIKIPKTVKESNSSTEKNASQYVDEDITPD; translated from the coding sequence ATGACAATTCAAATCCTAATTTGCGCTATTTGCATTGCTGTATTTATCTTTATACAGCAACAGCTGAAGCAATTTATCAGCCAACAAGCCAAGAAAAAACAGGTCAATGAAGTACGCAGCCGTTTAGTGACAAGACTATTAACTTACCTACTCTTTTTTATTACTGCATCCATTATGGCTGTGTCATTAGGATTGGGGTACCAAGAAGTCTCGTTATTTGTTTCATCTGCCTTTGCCGTTTTGGGGGTTGCGTTATTTGCCCAATGGTCAATGTTAAGCAACATTACTGCAGGGGTACTGATTTTCTTTGCATTTCCGTATCGAATTGGCGATAAGATAAAAATCGTGGATAAAGATGAAGATATGACAGGGGTGATTGTCGAAATCAGTTTATTTCATGTGATAATTAAACGCGATCAAGGCGATATGATGACTTACCCGAATAACCTTATGCTACAAAAGGCAGTCATAAAAATACCTAAAACAGTGAAGGAATCAAACTCATCTACAGAGAAAAACGCCTCTCAATATGTCGATGAAGATATCACGCCTGATTAG
- the ahpC gene encoding alkyl hydroperoxide reductase subunit C: MTQSIINSTIKPFSATAFHNGEFVPVTEQDLLGKWSVVFFYPADFTFVCPTELGDMADHYAKLQEMGVEVYSVSTDTHFTHKAWHASSDTIGKINYPMIGDPTGAITRNFGVMIEEDGLALRGTFVMNPEGEIKVAEVHDLGIGRSASELVRKIQAAQYVATHDGEVCPAAWQPGEETLAPSIDLVGKI; encoded by the coding sequence ATGACTCAATCAATTATCAATTCTACAATCAAGCCATTTTCAGCTACTGCATTTCACAATGGCGAATTTGTACCAGTGACTGAGCAAGACCTACTAGGTAAATGGTCAGTAGTATTCTTTTACCCTGCTGATTTTACTTTCGTATGTCCTACTGAATTAGGCGACATGGCAGACCATTACGCTAAGCTACAAGAAATGGGCGTTGAAGTTTACTCAGTATCTACTGACACTCACTTCACTCACAAAGCATGGCACGCAAGCTCAGACACTATCGGCAAAATCAACTACCCAATGATTGGTGACCCAACTGGTGCAATCACGCGTAATTTCGGTGTGATGATTGAAGAAGACGGTTTAGCACTTCGCGGTACATTCGTAATGAACCCAGAAGGCGAAATCAAAGTTGCTGAAGTACATGACCTAGGTATTGGTCGTAGCGCATCAGAGCTAGTACGTAAAATTCAAGCTGCTCAGTACGTAGCAACACACGACGGCGAAGTTTGTCCAGCAGCATGGCAGCCAGGTGAAGAAACACTTGCTCCATCAATTGACTTAGTCGGTAAAATCTAA
- a CDS encoding spermidine synthase, with product MSDYQQLHHISDEIGPIYVLEDNECRILSFGDNDEQSKILKAQPHIPQHTYIQAMLAVLLFSQPKSAIILGLGGGGLIHALRRYDAAIKLTAVELRSPVIDIAKRFFQLPIGKKLNLVHQDGTAFLAEGNHKRVDIIFADMYIEQGVDEKQLTVEFIAHCHQSLKTDGFLVLNCWKEHSKSELLKQTLSMHFANVYATLTGGGNWVVYASKQPHSFGSAVNKQHVQQLSKQLDYPVGRALTRFTQWE from the coding sequence ATGTCAGATTATCAGCAGTTACATCATATTAGTGATGAGATCGGCCCTATCTATGTCTTAGAAGACAATGAATGTCGAATTTTGTCCTTTGGTGACAATGACGAACAAAGTAAAATCCTTAAAGCCCAGCCCCATATTCCACAGCATACCTATATTCAAGCGATGTTAGCAGTATTGCTTTTTAGCCAACCTAAAAGTGCAATCATATTAGGTTTAGGTGGCGGTGGGTTAATTCATGCTTTACGCCGTTATGATGCAGCCATAAAATTGACCGCTGTTGAACTGCGTTCACCTGTTATTGATATTGCTAAACGATTTTTCCAGTTGCCAATTGGCAAAAAGTTGAATTTGGTTCATCAAGATGGCACCGCATTTCTTGCTGAAGGTAATCATAAACGTGTAGATATTATTTTCGCGGATATGTACATAGAGCAAGGAGTCGATGAAAAACAACTTACAGTGGAGTTTATTGCCCATTGTCATCAAAGCTTAAAAACTGACGGGTTTTTGGTACTCAATTGCTGGAAAGAGCATAGCAAAAGTGAACTATTAAAGCAGACATTGTCTATGCACTTTGCAAATGTTTATGCCACATTAACCGGTGGTGGCAATTGGGTTGTGTATGCTAGTAAGCAGCCACACTCTTTTGGTAGTGCAGTCAATAAGCAACATGTGCAGCAATTATCCAAACAGCTTGATTATCCAGTTGGACGGGCGCTAACACGTTTTACCCAATGGGAATAA
- a CDS encoding dienelactone hydrolase family protein, giving the protein MIITKEVHDIDTPTGVMRTYVYRPDVAGQFSTIIFYSEIFQQTAPIARSAAILAGHGFVVLVPEVFHELNPIGTVLDYDDIGKDKGNADKFAKPLEHHDSDTQAMVDFARSQAYCTSKVAAMGVCIGGHLAYRAALNADISGAFCLYPTDIHSNTLPCEALNDSLTRTGDIAGEVALVFGKQDPHVSSEGRKVIYQKLEQEGVSFSWQEVNAQHAFMRDEGERYDAALALQMYLQAVAFFQRLLN; this is encoded by the coding sequence ATGATAATCACCAAGGAAGTTCATGATATTGACACTCCAACAGGCGTGATGCGCACCTACGTTTATCGCCCAGATGTCGCAGGACAGTTCTCGACAATTATTTTTTACTCTGAAATTTTTCAGCAAACAGCACCTATAGCTCGCAGTGCAGCAATACTTGCTGGGCACGGATTTGTCGTGCTAGTTCCTGAGGTTTTTCACGAGTTAAACCCGATTGGTACCGTGCTCGATTATGATGATATTGGTAAAGATAAAGGCAATGCGGATAAATTTGCAAAGCCCTTAGAACATCATGATAGTGATACGCAAGCAATGGTGGATTTTGCTCGTAGCCAAGCCTATTGCACCAGTAAAGTCGCTGCTATGGGAGTGTGTATCGGAGGGCATTTAGCATATAGAGCAGCGCTGAATGCGGATATCAGTGGCGCTTTTTGCTTGTATCCCACAGACATACATTCCAATACCTTACCGTGTGAAGCATTGAATGATTCACTTACCCGCACGGGGGATATTGCTGGTGAGGTGGCCTTGGTGTTTGGCAAGCAAGATCCTCACGTGTCTAGTGAAGGGCGTAAAGTGATTTACCAAAAGCTTGAGCAAGAAGGCGTGAGTTTTAGCTGGCAAGAAGTCAATGCTCAGCATGCGTTTATGCGTGATGAAGGTGAACGTTATGATGCGGCACTGGCATTGCAAATGTATTTACAAGCTGTGGCATTTTTTCAGCGCTTATTAAATTAA
- a CDS encoding GGDEF domain-containing protein, whose protein sequence is MQKTTPTFEQQLHFETQQYLAKGCRWLSVLSFILAVVIGITRLLNIPELNFTFTLISILPLALVSLYGAMRDFSLPSSQKINDYGRFYRYILALILCWITVCNWLILSAPFAQGKVESILHLMMFALSIAFFPVRRLLLFAVLIMSTYMASVRIFFFADELFFPIMKMLSFLGIVISGQQVIEKWFRKSIFKDVENQRLVNELNQLALTDSLTKLSNRRYFDAMLTKEIQHCERSGSAMSIILMDIDFFKKLNDYSGHQRGDECLIELAKLLKHQIKRPRDVCARYGGEEFIVLLPETDIAGAVEVANNIKLRLNQLAFQHPDSLVSEYVTVSQGAAQWQPGINAEQLIKQADDKLYEVKATTRNNIAY, encoded by the coding sequence ATGCAAAAAACAACCCCGACATTTGAGCAACAGTTACACTTTGAAACCCAGCAATACCTTGCCAAAGGGTGCCGTTGGTTAAGTGTACTGAGCTTTATTTTAGCGGTTGTGATTGGCATTACTCGATTGTTGAATATTCCAGAGCTAAATTTCACCTTCACACTGATTAGTATCCTGCCATTAGCATTGGTATCGCTTTACGGCGCAATGCGCGATTTTTCTCTTCCTTCGTCGCAAAAGATAAATGACTACGGCCGCTTCTATCGTTATATATTGGCGTTAATTTTATGTTGGATCACAGTCTGTAACTGGTTGATATTATCAGCACCATTTGCTCAGGGAAAAGTAGAATCAATATTGCATTTAATGATGTTTGCTTTATCTATCGCATTTTTCCCCGTCCGTCGTTTATTGCTTTTTGCTGTACTCATCATGTCGACTTATATGGCATCGGTGAGAATTTTCTTTTTTGCTGATGAGTTGTTTTTCCCAATCATGAAAATGTTGAGCTTTCTTGGGATTGTCATTTCAGGTCAGCAAGTCATTGAAAAATGGTTTAGGAAGTCGATTTTTAAAGATGTTGAAAATCAACGTTTAGTGAATGAACTCAATCAATTAGCGTTAACAGACAGTTTGACCAAGCTGAGTAATCGACGTTATTTTGATGCGATGTTAACCAAAGAAATTCAGCATTGCGAGCGAAGTGGCTCGGCCATGTCAATCATTCTAATGGATATAGACTTCTTTAAAAAACTCAATGACTACTCAGGCCATCAGCGTGGTGACGAATGCTTGATTGAGCTGGCAAAGTTATTAAAACATCAGATTAAAAGGCCGAGAGATGTTTGTGCTCGTTATGGCGGAGAAGAGTTTATTGTGTTGCTTCCAGAAACCGATATAGCAGGCGCAGTTGAAGTCGCTAATAATATTAAGTTACGCCTTAACCAATTAGCATTTCAGCACCCAGACTCTTTGGTGAGCGAGTATGTCACTGTCTCTCAAGGGGCTGCGCAATGGCAACCAGGGATCAATGCAGAACAATTAATCAAGCAAGCTGATGATAAGCTTTACGAAGTTAAAGCGACGACTCGAAATAATATTGCTTATTAA